A genomic window from Triticum urartu cultivar G1812 chromosome 7, Tu2.1, whole genome shotgun sequence includes:
- the LOC125522530 gene encoding putative disease resistance protein RGA3, whose product MAMSGLGGVIAGAVAKQIVGKLFAGGEYAAAEITLQWRYREDVLEMAEKMKDLEAVLGDADERSRRGGEGGMVFQRWLTKFKRVAYDVEDVLDELDANELISKTQSKVNLCFSRNNQFLQRITMPHKMKKVTKKIDEIEKEGRRRLSLVPLEARGEGNRNNETFAANWNGHGMKTGMVGRGVEKEKIISLLLTSEEANKDISIIPVVRLGGIGKTTLAESVFADKRVGVFDISIWVNVSKQFDLHKIGSAILRSIMNSTINLDNCDLQFHLKKELSTRRYLIVLDDLWEEDGDNLERLKEMLQHGRKGSRIIVTTRNLRVVQQLRTGFLANERKIVPVPESDIIDLGVLEPGDCWELIKRRAFGPDDDHSGLEEIGKQIAAKCGGLPLVANALGQVMSDIKTAGAWEDIRDTKVDLEFKMCFTYLAAFPKGFVMDRNRLIQQWNALGYICPGYDGQRCINYLLGMSFLRIPGSASVSPSPLHLKAPPDLVMHDLVHDLASIIAADEFIDLDATKSTSWNKARYCRHAQLTNFKNDPKVFKYIPRKLRSLHFRDLGVLQLPKKAFSRSKYLRVLDLSGHSAKGQSAPRSVVLPSSINQLKLIRYIDATGLPIKSLPKHFHALQNMETLILSNSLLQTLPDSICRLNKLCYLDLSFSSSLSKLPAPLGELSQLFFLNLSGCCTLQELPESICKLKCLHHLDMSGCCGLQKLPDEFGSLLKLSFLNLSSCSKLTKLPDNVSFPCLEHLNLSSCHELENLPTDFGHIRKLEFLNLSGCYKVSMLPGSFCQLSHLKYLDLSDCHNLEELPECFDHLCELQYLNLTNCPKIQQLPESLCKLFKLRCLYLSYCLGLSELPSSFGDLKLQILHMNGLPKMYNCPDSIGDMTSLTQLVVDSATSNLLEKVLAIRKRLNLVGTIVHQVHEIESRGCSSIVDLAGLTCSDLLLRGLQNVKRPEDADRVKLRDKSDIRALKLQWESEGAESVLDRLIPPRTLENFWLLGYRSKDFPDWMLHISSYLPFLSELTLHGLEACDCLPPFGALPNLRRLCVRNIPNIRKVGKEFYGDGRTCMKLRVLILVSMENLVEWWTTESSTENEEFLIPNLHLLEVLDCPRLKFLPYPPRSMIWALSNSETVLPERGFGKLSSSVRPSKVILKHCSFTEDKWDRLQYFPSLEIFHLDSVSGFRTLSEVILCFTSLTGLHLWSLKDLETLPTWLGHLGSLQVFDIRDCCNVTSLPESMKNLAALKKLKLKKCNGLEMLPEWLGQLSSLEEILIDDCPKLTSLPESMKDLIALTDLTLLGCNGLEMLPEWLGQLTCLEELIIGLSPNLTYLPESIRNLSALKVLKIVACPSLVARCEGENAHKIRHIPRVEFWRPRS is encoded by the exons ATGGCGATGAGCGGGCTCGGGGGTGTGATTGCGGGCGCCGTGGCGAAACAGATCGTCGGCAAGCTGTTTGCCGGAGGCGAATACGCCGCGGCGGAGATCACTCTGCAGTGGAGGTACCGGGAGGACGTGCTAGAGATGGCGGAGAAGATGAAAGATCTGGAGGCCGTGCTGGGCGACGCCGACGAGAGGTCGCGCCGAGGAGGCGAGGGCGGAATGGTGTTCCAGCGGTGGCTTACCAAGTTTAAGCGCGTCGCCTACGACGTCGAGGATGTGCTGGACGAGCTGGACGCCAATGAGCTCATCAGCAAGACCCAATCCAAG GTCAATTTGTGTTTTTCCAGGAACAATCAATTCCTGCAGCGAATAACCATGCCCCACAAGATGAAGAAAGTGACCAAGAAAATAGACGAAATTGAGAAGGAGGGCAGGAGGAGGCTCAGTCTTGTGCCTCTAGAAGCAAGGGGAGAAGGGAACAGAAACAATGAAACTTTCGCAGCCAACTGGAATGGTCATGGCATGAAAACTGGAATGGTGGGGAGGGGTGTCGAGAAGGAAAAGATAATCAGCCTGCTACTCACAAGTGAAGAAGCTAACAAGGATATCTCCATCATCCCAGTTGTTCGCCTTGGCGGCATAGGCAAGACGACATTGGCTGAATCGGTTTTTGCAGACAAGAGGGTCGGTGTCTTCGACATCTCGATCTGGGTTAATGTGTCCAAGCAGTTTGATTTGCACAAAATTGGGAGTGCAATCCTGAGAAGCATTATGAATAGCACTATTAACCTTGACAACTGCGATTTGCAATTTCATCTGAAAAAAGAACTTTCTACTAGAAGATACTTGATTGTTCTGGATGATCTCTGGGAAGAAGATGGAGATAATCTTGAAAGGTTGAAGGAGATGTTACAGCATGGCCGCAAGGGTAGTCGTATTATAGTAACTACACGAAACCTGCGGGTAGTGCAACAATTGCGCACTGGTTTTCTTGCAAATGAGAGGAAAATTGTCCCAGTTCCTGAGTCTGACATAATCGATTTGGGTGTTTTAGAACCTGGTGACTGTTGGGAATTAATAAAACGAAGGGCATTTGGGCCTGATGATGACCACAGTGGCTTGGAAGAAATTGGAAAGCAGATTGCAGCAAAGTGTGGGGGTTTACCGCTCGTGGCAAATGCTCTTGGGCAAGTAATGTCGGACATAAAGACCGCGGGGGCATGGGAAGATATAAGAGACACCAAGGTTGATTTGG AATTCAAAATGTGTTTCACGTACTTGGCAGCCTTCCCCAAGGGCTTTGTCATGGACAGAAATCGTCTAATCCAGCAATGGAATGCACTTGGATACATTTGTCCGGGCTACGATGGCCAAAGGTGTATCAACTaccttctagggatgtcctttcTTCGGATTCCAGGATCCGCTTCG GTTAGTCCAAGTCCATTGCATCTCAAAGCTCCTCCAGATCTCGTCATGCATGATTTGGTTCATGATCTTGCATCAATAATTGCTGCTGATGAATTTATTGATCTGGATGCTACCAAAAGCACCAGCTGGAACAAAGCTCGTTACTGCCGACATGCACAGTTAACCAACTTTAAGAATGATCCCAAGGTTTTCAAATATATTCCACGCAAGCTTAGGTCCCTCCACTTCAGGGATTTGGGGGTACTGCAACTCCCGAAAAAGGCATTTTCTCGATCCAAGTACTTACGTGTCTTGGACCTAAGTGGGCATTCAGCTAAAGGCCAATCTGCTCCAAGGAGTGTGGTGCTGCCATCTTCAATTAATCAATTGAAGCTAATTAGGTATATTGATGCCACAGGCTTGCCAATAAAATCACTTCCTAAGCATTTTCATGCACTTCAAAACATGGAAACTCTTATTCTGTCCAATTCCTTGCTTCAAACCTTGCCTGACAGTATTTGTCGCCTCAACAAACTTTGCTATTTGGACCTATCTTTCAGTAGCAGCCTCAGTAAGCTACCTGCACCGCTAGGAGAACTCTCTCAACTCTTTTTTCTCAATCTATCCGGGTGTTGTACACTGCAAGAATTGCCTGAATCAATTTGCAAGCTTAAATGCTTGCATCACCTAGATATGTCAGGCTGTTGTGGTCTTCAAAAGCTCCCTGATGAATTTGGTAGCCTTCTTAAACTCTCATTCTTAAACTTGTCGAGTTGTTCAAAGCTCACCAAACTACCTGACAATGTTAGCTTTCCATGCTTAGAACATCTGAACCTATCAAGTTGCCATGAGCTAGAAAACCTGCCAACTGATTTCGGCCACATTCGGAAACTTGAGTTCCTGAACCTCTCTGGTTGCTACAAGGTTTCAATGCTGCCAGGATCATTCTGCCAACTTAGTCACTTGAAATACCTAGATCTTTCAGATTGTCATAACCTTGAAGAACTCCCTGAATGTTTTGATCACCTCTGTGAGCTTCAATATTTGAACCTAACAAATTGTCCTAAGATCCAACAATTGCCTGAGTCGCTATGCAAGTTGTTTAAGTTGAGGTGTCTCTATTTGTCATACTGTCTAGGGCTCAGTGAGCTCCCCTCCTCATTTGGTGACCTTAAGCTTCAAATACTGCACATGAATGGCCTTCCAAAAATGTATAACTGCCCTGATAGCATTGGCGACATGACTAGTCTCACCCAGTTGGTGGTTGACAGTGCAACTTCTAATTTGCTTGAAAAGGTTCTAGCCATTCGAAAGCGTCTAAATCTTGTGGGCACAATAGTGCATCAGGTACATGAGATAGAGAGTAGAGGATGCAGCAGTATAGTGGATCTTGCAGGATTGACTTGTTCAGATCTGTTACTTAGAGGCCTTCAGAATGTCAAGCGTCCAGAAGATGCAGACAGAGTCAAACTGCGTGATAAATCAGATATTCGAGCACTAAAACTTCAGTGGGAAAGTGAAGGAGCTGAATCTGTGCTGGACAGGCTCATACCTCCTCGGACTCTTGAAAACTTTTGGTTACTTGGGTATAGGAGCAAGGATTTCCCTGACTGGATGTTGCACATCTCGTCCTACCTCCCTTTTCTCAGTGAACTGACCCTTCATGGTTTGGAAGCATGTGATTGTCTTCCTCCATTCGGGGCACTGCCAAATTTAAGAAGGCTGTGTGTGAGGAACATTCCCAACATTAGGAAAGTCGGTAAGGAATTCTACGGAGATGGCAGAACTTGTATGAAACTAAGAGTGCTGATATTGGTGTCGATGGAGAATTTGGTGGAATGGTGGACAACAGAGTCAAGTACAGAAAACGAAGAGTTTCTTATCCCTAATTTGCATCTTTTGGAGGTACTGGACTGCCCAAGGTTGAAGTTTCTACCATATCCCCCAAGAAGTATGATTTGGGCTTTGAGCAACAGCGAGACAGTTTTGCCAGAACGGGGATTTGGAAAACTCTCGTCTTCCGTTCGCCCTTCTAAGGTGATTCTAAAGCATTGTAGTTTCACTGAAGACAAGTGGGATAGACTTCAATACTTTCCTTCACTTGAGATATTTCATTTAGACTCCGTCAGTGGTTTCCGGACTTTGTCAGAGGTCATCCTATGCTTCACCTCTCTCACTGGACTACATTTATGGTCGTTGAAGGACCTGGAGACACTCCCGACATGGTTAGGCCACCTGGGTTCGCTACAAGTCTTTGACATCCGAGATTGTTGCAACGTGACATCTTTGCCTGAAAGCATGAAGAACCTTGCCGCTCTTAAAAAACTGAAGTTAAAAAAGTGCAACGGCCTGGAGATGCTGCCGGAATGGTTGGGACAGTTAAGTTCTCTAGAAGAAATTTTAATCGACGATTGCCCCAAACTAACATCTTTGCCTGAAAGCATGAAGGACCTCATCGCTCTTACGGATCTGACGTTGTTAGGGTGCAATGGCCTGGAGATGTTACCGGAATGGTTGGGACAGTTGACTTGCCTAGAAGAACTTATCATCGGCCTTTCTCCCAACCTGACATATTTGCCTGAAAGCATACGGAATCTCTCTGCTTTGAAGGTACTCAAAATTGTTGCATGTCCAAGTCTAGTTGCCAGGTGCGAAGGGGAGAATGCCCACAAGATTCGTCACATCCCCAGAGTCGAATTCTGGCGTCCAAGGAGTTAA